A genomic region of Lewinellaceae bacterium contains the following coding sequences:
- a CDS encoding tetratricopeptide repeat protein, with protein sequence TQMLQEAVGHLREAVNLHPDYKNAWLLLGNAFNYLKQYEESIAGYKHALDIDPGYQEAINNLGITYRDAGKFYGEVQHDLAKSIGYLEEAYKLRPDEYETVRLLGVAYGIGNNPRKAVEYFGIATKLQPQNADAWFNLGLAWHSAGDAAQGDAYIQKAKELDPTILDKRGEREGGRE encoded by the coding sequence GGACGCAAATGCTGCAGGAGGCCGTCGGCCATCTGCGGGAAGCCGTCAACCTGCACCCCGACTACAAAAATGCCTGGTTGCTGCTGGGCAATGCCTTCAATTATCTGAAACAATACGAAGAATCCATTGCCGGCTACAAACACGCGCTCGATATTGATCCGGGATACCAGGAGGCCATCAATAACCTGGGGATCACCTATCGCGATGCCGGCAAATTCTACGGCGAGGTTCAGCACGACCTGGCCAAATCCATCGGATACCTGGAAGAAGCGTATAAACTGCGACCGGATGAGTATGAAACAGTCCGGCTGCTGGGCGTGGCATACGGCATCGGGAACAACCCGCGAAAAGCCGTCGAGTATTTTGGCATCGCCACAAAATTACAGCCTCAAAACGCCGATGCCTGGTTCAATCTGGGTTTGGCCTGGCACAGCGCCGGAGATGCGGCTCAGGGAGACGCCTACATTCAAAAGGCGAAGGAGCTGGATCCGACGATACTGGATAAGCGGGGGGAGAGGGAGGGAGGGAGAGAGTGA